One Pseudomonas sp. C27(2019) DNA window includes the following coding sequences:
- a CDS encoding DUF2857 domain-containing protein, which translates to MLNSLEHYSPSAAQNINPVNQALINFVLQEAHNGKFHQCRALGFTEEIIGRLQSLSPTALNRLINSPFLWIKPHIDQQLLSRIMSKVEHDEQRERLISRVLKLGASSKMMAQFFGIDHSETASRRRALNITTSKGRLPTLKEHQKHAIWERWVDLVKQGEQEHGSQHTAAITNTSSGAELDEMSQLDLMIMIAEEQHVPIALTWQELMLYLNGNTDEADDE; encoded by the coding sequence ATGCTGAATAGTTTGGAGCATTACTCGCCATCTGCTGCTCAAAATATCAACCCTGTTAACCAGGCGCTGATTAACTTTGTCCTGCAAGAAGCCCATAACGGAAAATTTCATCAGTGCCGTGCCTTAGGCTTTACCGAGGAAATTATTGGCCGTTTACAAAGCCTATCACCCACTGCTCTTAATCGGCTGATCAACAGTCCGTTCTTATGGATCAAGCCTCACATTGACCAGCAGTTACTCAGTCGCATCATGAGTAAAGTTGAACATGACGAACAACGCGAACGCTTAATTTCACGTGTACTAAAACTTGGAGCCTCATCCAAAATGATGGCTCAGTTTTTCGGCATTGATCACAGTGAAACAGCGTCACGCAGACGTGCGCTCAACATAACCACGTCCAAGGGTCGCTTACCCACTCTAAAAGAACACCAAAAACATGCTATCTGGGAACGCTGGGTTGATTTAGTTAAGCAAGGTGAGCAGGAGCATGGCAGTCAGCATACTGCAGCAATTACCAATACAAGCAGTGGTGCTGAACTCGATGAAATGAGTCAACTAGACCTCATGATTATGATCGCAGAAGAGCAACACGTTCCTATTGCACTCACCTGGCAAGAGCTCATGCTTTATCTCAACGGCAACACCGATGAGGCTGATGATGAATAG
- a CDS encoding ParB family protein: protein MNHKITEALITEQLEQQTFKSGAATIKRLPDPQLDTPMVVTLDQLRAYENNPRQTKNPLYDDLKASIKARGLDHSPPITRRPGEEHFIISTGGNTRLAILNELYAETKDDRFFRIHCLFRPWQSEANALIGHLAENELHGALTFIERAQGVAQMKALYESELSEELSLRKLSERLRADGYPLSHALIGRMLECINSIQPALPNTLLSGLGRPQIENLIILKNSLTKVWNKYDDSDFLEFWLMVLSMHDNGPDSFNFEVIRDQMLGQMAAMLGQDYHSLELDLEIAGNKNHLDKNPLSPEALKTIEANPPQPITSTAASTDTNQHSDPKIDEYSEKQEDWLDDAGDSLEKPISQINQAERQPPSNTAECSDSERQAIIDGHIVSPSNETERVTRIKQQVAQVLGDTLPNFEENALKAIPVMAGGRMANVSDVWYIEKQIDSPAELRHQISLLVSDLAYFANIKGIFATQEGLGFGFDKLEHDSSPTSNTVFLLLTSLLRLNDNHSNEQLPAPLSAALFSQILVGSYDITIGYNPAKDIGLIRLPDVELVKLFRLIRLARKLVDYCKEEGLGHAE, encoded by the coding sequence ATGAATCATAAAATCACAGAAGCGCTCATTACCGAGCAATTGGAACAGCAAACCTTTAAATCGGGAGCTGCAACAATTAAGCGATTGCCTGATCCACAGCTAGATACTCCGATGGTGGTCACTCTTGATCAACTGCGCGCGTATGAAAACAACCCTCGCCAAACAAAGAACCCTCTTTACGACGATCTAAAAGCCTCGATTAAAGCCCGTGGACTTGATCATTCGCCTCCTATTACACGCCGTCCTGGTGAAGAACACTTCATTATCAGCACTGGCGGTAATACTCGCTTGGCCATTCTCAACGAGTTGTATGCTGAAACAAAAGATGATCGTTTTTTCCGCATTCACTGCTTGTTCAGGCCTTGGCAATCAGAAGCCAATGCTTTGATTGGCCACCTTGCTGAAAACGAACTACACGGCGCACTCACATTCATTGAGCGCGCTCAAGGTGTAGCGCAAATGAAGGCTCTGTATGAGTCGGAGTTAAGCGAAGAACTCTCACTACGTAAATTGTCTGAGCGACTCAGAGCAGATGGCTATCCTTTATCTCATGCGCTCATAGGTCGAATGCTCGAGTGTATTAACAGCATCCAGCCTGCACTACCTAACACCTTGTTATCAGGGCTGGGTAGACCACAAATAGAAAACCTAATCATCTTGAAAAATAGCCTAACCAAGGTTTGGAACAAGTATGACGACAGCGATTTTTTAGAGTTTTGGTTAATGGTGCTATCCATGCACGACAATGGACCTGACTCATTCAACTTTGAAGTGATTCGTGACCAGATGCTTGGACAGATGGCTGCGATGCTTGGACAAGACTACCACTCGTTAGAACTGGATCTGGAAATTGCAGGCAATAAAAACCACTTAGATAAAAACCCGCTTTCGCCTGAAGCTTTAAAAACAATTGAAGCTAATCCACCGCAGCCAATAACGTCTACTGCCGCCTCTACTGACACCAACCAACACTCAGATCCTAAGATAGATGAGTACTCAGAAAAACAAGAAGATTGGCTAGATGATGCAGGGGATTCTCTTGAAAAACCCATCAGCCAAATAAACCAAGCTGAACGTCAGCCACCAAGCAACACAGCCGAATGCAGTGATAGTGAGCGCCAAGCCATTATTGATGGCCATATCGTTTCTCCATCCAATGAGACAGAGCGCGTTACTCGTATCAAACAACAAGTTGCGCAGGTGCTAGGCGATACTTTACCGAACTTTGAAGAAAACGCGCTAAAAGCAATTCCTGTAATGGCCGGCGGACGCATGGCCAATGTATCTGACGTCTGGTATATCGAAAAGCAAATCGACTCTCCGGCAGAATTACGCCACCAGATTAGTCTTTTAGTGAGTGATCTTGCTTATTTTGCAAATATTAAAGGCATCTTTGCGACCCAAGAAGGCCTCGGTTTTGGTTTCGATAAGCTAGAGCACGATTCCAGCCCCACATCAAATACCGTATTTTTATTACTAACATCATTGCTACGTTTAAATGACAACCACTCTAACGAGCAGCTCCCCGCACCTCTTTCTGCTGCGTTATTCAGCCAAATCTTAGTTGGCAGCTACGACATTACTATCGGCTATAACCCAGCTAAGGATATCGGACTTATACGTTTACCGGATGTTGAGCTCGTTAAGCTGTTCAGGCTCATTCGCCTTGCGAGAAAACTCGTCGATTACTGCAAAGAAGAGGGTCTCGGCCATGCTGAATAG
- the dnaB gene encoding replicative DNA helicase gives MDTLIQPPFSLEAEQSVLGGLMLDNSTWDYVADKITANDFYKKDHVELFKIISHLAKNDTPFDLITIAEYAQDAGVFYSTDILPYAGELCKNVPSVANIQAYCNIVKERSLLRQLATIGFECSRQASSLESSSSQVREDIEGKLFNLTGAKSTSFIDIQATTLAVIDKIDAHFNSDSSITGLDCGIDGINDKTAGLQPADLIVLAARPSMGKTSLGLKFILSALENAPADKTVQFYSLEMPAEAIIYRMLAMLGRINLHNLKTGDLVDDDWTKLSLAAQKIKQVQSRFVLDDEAQLSPTKLRAKARRAARQFGAPALIVIDYLQLMRSEKSKVESRNLEIAEISASLKALAKEMQCPVIALSQLNRQVEQRPNKRPNNGDLRESGAIEQDADLILFIYRDEQYNPESQDKGIAEIIISKNRNGPTGTIRATYIAEQTSFENLAVESFR, from the coding sequence ATGGACACCTTAATACAGCCCCCATTTTCGCTTGAAGCCGAGCAATCAGTGCTTGGCGGTTTAATGTTAGATAACTCTACTTGGGATTACGTTGCAGACAAGATAACAGCCAATGACTTTTATAAAAAAGACCACGTTGAGCTGTTTAAAATCATCTCTCATTTAGCTAAAAACGATACGCCTTTTGACCTCATCACGATTGCCGAATATGCACAAGATGCCGGTGTTTTCTACAGTACAGACATACTTCCATACGCTGGTGAGCTATGTAAAAACGTTCCGTCAGTCGCTAACATTCAAGCTTATTGCAATATTGTTAAAGAGCGTTCCTTACTCAGGCAACTGGCAACCATCGGCTTCGAGTGCAGCCGCCAGGCAAGCTCATTAGAGTCGAGTAGCAGCCAAGTCCGAGAAGATATTGAAGGAAAACTGTTTAATCTAACAGGTGCCAAATCAACCAGCTTCATTGACATTCAAGCCACAACCCTCGCTGTTATTGACAAGATTGATGCCCATTTCAATAGCGACAGCTCAATCACTGGCCTAGATTGCGGAATAGACGGAATAAATGACAAAACCGCTGGTCTGCAACCCGCAGACCTCATCGTGCTCGCTGCTCGCCCCTCGATGGGAAAAACGAGCCTTGGCCTAAAGTTCATTCTATCCGCATTAGAAAATGCTCCTGCTGATAAAACTGTTCAGTTCTATAGCCTCGAAATGCCTGCCGAAGCAATTATTTATCGCATGCTTGCCATGCTTGGACGTATCAATTTACACAATCTAAAAACCGGCGACCTAGTCGATGATGATTGGACAAAATTAAGCCTCGCAGCACAGAAAATAAAACAAGTGCAATCCCGATTTGTATTAGACGATGAAGCCCAGCTTTCACCAACCAAACTACGCGCTAAAGCCCGTCGAGCGGCACGACAATTTGGGGCTCCAGCCTTAATTGTCATCGACTACCTGCAGCTCATGCGCTCAGAAAAATCAAAGGTAGAAAGTCGCAATTTAGAAATCGCAGAAATCTCTGCATCTCTCAAAGCGCTTGCTAAAGAAATGCAGTGTCCTGTCATAGCCCTTTCTCAGCTAAACAGGCAAGTGGAACAACGTCCAAATAAACGCCCAAACAACGGCGATCTCCGCGAATCAGGCGCGATTGAACAAGATGCCGACCTGATTCTATTCATCTATCGAGATGAACAATACAACCCAGAGAGCCAAGACAAAGGCATTGCTGAAATTATTATTTCTAAAAATAGAAACGGCCCCACTGGAACCATTCGCGCTACATATATCGCAGAGCAAACATCCTTCGAGAACTTAGCAGTGGAGTCTTTTCGATGA
- a CDS encoding ParA family protein, with amino-acid sequence MKTLVVISTKGGVGKTTTAVNLAALVADAGKRTLLIDLDVQPTLSSYFKLTHEAAGGTFQFIGWNETRLEEIVSHTSIPNLHLIKSNDDQNQLANLLLNAADGRLRLLRLLKAFEAHYDLVVIDTQGARSVTLEMALLASDIALSPVIPELLAAREFRRGTTTLFEEMRTYEFMGITLPKLNIFINRADFISVDARLITKSLQRTFLDDPDVRVLKTPVPGIASYRKAASLSLPAHRLESKKPSGRKAPAALDTMKLLAIEIFPEWKANIQSITAETLASAAVQEE; translated from the coding sequence ATGAAAACTCTAGTTGTTATTTCTACCAAAGGTGGCGTTGGCAAAACCACAACCGCAGTAAATCTTGCCGCTCTCGTGGCAGATGCTGGCAAAAGAACTCTCCTTATTGATTTAGACGTCCAACCGACGCTATCCAGTTATTTCAAACTAACCCATGAAGCCGCTGGCGGTACTTTTCAGTTCATAGGGTGGAATGAAACTCGCTTAGAAGAAATCGTTTCTCATACCAGCATCCCAAACCTGCATCTGATCAAGTCAAATGATGATCAAAACCAATTGGCAAACCTGCTACTTAACGCCGCAGATGGGCGCTTGCGGTTACTGCGTTTACTCAAAGCATTTGAAGCTCATTACGATTTAGTTGTTATTGATACTCAGGGGGCTCGCTCTGTCACCCTTGAGATGGCTCTTCTCGCATCAGACATCGCTCTGTCCCCCGTCATCCCGGAACTGCTTGCAGCGCGTGAGTTTCGCCGAGGAACAACCACTCTCTTTGAAGAAATGCGCACTTACGAGTTCATGGGTATTACGTTACCAAAACTTAATATCTTCATTAACCGAGCAGACTTCATCTCCGTTGATGCCCGGCTTATCACCAAAAGCCTGCAACGAACTTTTTTGGATGACCCCGACGTGCGCGTGCTCAAAACGCCCGTTCCAGGCATTGCCTCATACCGCAAGGCCGCCTCCCTATCACTACCAGCGCATAGATTGGAGTCTAAAAAACCCAGTGGACGAAAAGCTCCTGCTGCTTTAGACACCATGAAACTGCTCGCTATTGAGATTTTTCCAGAGTGGAAAGCCAATATACAAAGCATTACGGCAGAGACTTTAGCTTCAGCCGCCGTACAAGAGGAGTAA
- a CDS encoding patatin-like phospholipase family protein, with protein sequence MRRFLSWCASVVAVCFVASVVAAPQVEIERERVGLVLSGGAARGLAHIGVLKALEEQGIAIDAIAGTSMGAVVGGLYAAGYSVAELERLAIELDWQKALSDAPPRENIPFRRKQDDRDFLVKQKLSFRDDGTLGLPLGVLQGQNLALLLERLFARAGAVEDFDQLPIPFRAVAADIATGETVVFAHGHLALAVRASMSIPAILTPVEVDGRMLVDGGISNNIPVDIAKQMGVDRVIVVDIGSPLAATESLHTVFDILNQSVALLTRRNSEAQLATLQADDILVEPMLAGFAVTDFARAQEMMDAGYSAAGALQWRFADLAQPLQEQPRLPSNLKKPKQTPLITSVQIRNTSKVDDGVIRYYIRQPLDEPLDLKQLQKDMGTLYGLEYFDRVEYRLQPEEDGNALVITATDKLTGTDYLRLGLNLSDDLRGDSVFNIGASFRMNGLNRLGAEWLTRVQLGDHQELYTEFYQPLDIGSRYFISPWLHGEVSNIKFRENGDPIAEYRLQRMRYGVNLGRQISTNAEIRFGIGSGWGDADVRIGEHDLPEFSFKEGYYQLQYAFDSLDDVNFPTRGEELRVSALQHATELGSDERYRQWLIELNKPLNWGDNTWILGGRYGRTLDAKEVVSSSYQIGGAQQLSGYRENALAGQNISIGRMVYYRRLTPVRAFSLGLPVYAGLSLERGRVWNQANDLDSGYINAMSVFVAVDTPLGPLNLSYGFNDDDESAFYLNLGRSF encoded by the coding sequence ATGCGTCGTTTTTTAAGCTGGTGCGCCAGTGTTGTTGCTGTGTGTTTTGTTGCGTCAGTCGTTGCTGCGCCTCAGGTTGAAATTGAGCGTGAACGTGTGGGGCTGGTGTTATCGGGTGGTGCGGCACGCGGTTTGGCACATATTGGTGTGCTCAAAGCGCTAGAAGAGCAGGGCATTGCCATTGATGCGATTGCCGGTACGAGTATGGGTGCAGTGGTGGGTGGCTTGTATGCGGCTGGTTACAGTGTCGCTGAGTTAGAAAGATTGGCGATTGAGTTAGATTGGCAGAAGGCCCTATCGGATGCGCCGCCACGTGAGAATATTCCGTTTCGTCGCAAACAAGATGATCGCGACTTTTTAGTTAAACAAAAGCTCAGTTTCCGTGATGATGGCACGCTGGGCCTACCCTTGGGCGTGTTGCAGGGGCAGAATTTAGCCCTGTTGCTAGAGAGATTGTTTGCCCGTGCCGGCGCAGTAGAAGATTTTGATCAGTTGCCGATTCCTTTTCGTGCTGTGGCAGCAGATATTGCTACTGGTGAGACGGTGGTGTTTGCACACGGACATTTGGCTTTGGCGGTGCGCGCCAGTATGTCGATTCCAGCGATATTAACCCCAGTTGAGGTTGATGGCCGCATGTTGGTCGATGGTGGTATTTCGAATAATATTCCTGTGGATATCGCCAAGCAGATGGGGGTTGATCGCGTTATTGTGGTTGATATCGGCTCGCCCTTGGCCGCAACTGAATCCTTGCATACGGTGTTTGATATATTAAATCAGTCGGTGGCATTGCTGACGCGGCGCAACTCCGAGGCGCAGTTGGCGACCCTGCAGGCTGATGATATTTTAGTAGAACCGATGCTTGCTGGTTTTGCTGTCACTGATTTTGCGCGAGCGCAAGAGATGATGGATGCAGGTTACAGTGCAGCTGGTGCACTGCAGTGGCGTTTTGCTGACTTGGCACAACCGCTGCAGGAGCAGCCAAGATTACCCAGTAACCTTAAAAAACCTAAGCAAACACCGCTCATTACGTCTGTACAAATACGCAATACCTCGAAAGTTGACGATGGGGTGATCCGCTATTACATCCGTCAGCCACTGGATGAGCCCCTGGATCTAAAACAGCTGCAAAAAGATATGGGCACGCTGTATGGCTTAGAGTATTTTGATCGCGTTGAGTACCGACTGCAGCCTGAAGAGGATGGCAATGCTTTAGTGATTACTGCGACAGATAAGCTGACGGGCACTGATTATTTGCGCCTTGGCTTAAACTTATCTGACGACTTACGCGGCGACAGTGTTTTTAATATTGGTGCAAGTTTCCGTATGAACGGTTTAAACCGTTTAGGTGCTGAGTGGCTTACGCGCGTGCAGCTGGGTGATCATCAAGAGCTTTATACTGAGTTTTATCAGCCGCTGGATATCGGCTCGCGCTACTTTATTTCACCTTGGTTACATGGTGAAGTCAGTAATATTAAATTTAGAGAAAATGGTGATCCGATCGCTGAATACCGTTTGCAACGGATGCGTTATGGCGTCAATCTTGGTCGGCAAATTTCTACCAATGCTGAAATACGCTTCGGTATAGGCTCCGGCTGGGGTGATGCTGATGTACGCATTGGTGAGCATGATTTACCAGAGTTTAGTTTTAAAGAAGGTTACTACCAGCTGCAATATGCTTTTGACAGTTTAGATGATGTGAACTTTCCGACGCGTGGTGAAGAGTTGCGAGTCTCGGCTCTGCAGCATGCTACTGAGCTGGGTTCGGATGAGCGTTATCGACAATGGCTTATTGAGTTAAATAAACCGCTGAATTGGGGTGATAACACTTGGATTCTTGGCGGACGTTATGGGCGAACCTTGGATGCTAAAGAAGTTGTCTCTTCCAGCTATCAAATAGGTGGCGCGCAGCAATTATCAGGCTACCGCGAAAATGCTCTAGCAGGCCAAAATATCAGTATTGGCCGGATGGTTTACTATCGGCGCTTAACCCCAGTGCGTGCATTTTCCCTAGGCCTACCTGTCTATGCTGGTTTGTCTCTGGAGCGTGGTCGCGTCTGGAATCAGGCTAATGATTTAGACAGTGGGTATATTAACGCCATGAGTGTGTTTGTTGCCGTGGATACGCCGCTAGGGCCGCTCAACTTAAGCTATGGCTTTAATGATGACGATGAAAGCGCGTTTTATTTGAATTTAGGACGCAGTTTTTAG
- the yihA gene encoding ribosome biogenesis GTP-binding protein YihA/YsxC, with translation MQPKNPIIGLCQQATFLTSAARVEQCPEDEGYEVAFAGRSNAGKSSALNTLTRANLARTSKTPGRTQLLNFFSLDEERRLVDLPGYGYAKVPIPLKLHWQRHLEAYLGSRTSLMGLILMMDIRHPLTPFDCLMLDWAASSKMPMHILLTKADKLTFGAAKTALLKTQKDIQQKWGDTATIQLFSSTKRIGIAEAQYVLADWLQLLTAIATDAANEPDDTDEHL, from the coding sequence ATGCAGCCTAAAAACCCCATTATTGGCCTATGCCAACAAGCCACTTTTTTGACCAGCGCCGCTCGTGTTGAACAGTGCCCTGAAGATGAAGGCTATGAGGTCGCCTTTGCCGGCCGCTCCAATGCAGGCAAATCCAGTGCGCTCAACACCTTAACGCGCGCTAATTTAGCTCGCACTTCAAAAACACCTGGTCGAACGCAATTACTCAACTTTTTCAGTCTTGATGAAGAGCGGCGCTTGGTTGACTTGCCTGGTTACGGCTATGCCAAAGTACCCATTCCACTGAAACTGCATTGGCAGCGCCATTTAGAAGCTTACTTAGGCAGTCGCACCAGCCTGATGGGCTTAATTTTGATGATGGATATCCGTCATCCGCTCACACCATTTGACTGCTTAATGCTGGACTGGGCCGCCAGCAGCAAAATGCCAATGCATATATTGCTGACCAAGGCTGACAAACTTACATTTGGTGCTGCTAAAACCGCGTTACTGAAAACTCAAAAAGACATTCAGCAAAAATGGGGCGATACCGCAACCATTCAACTGTTCTCATCCACCAAACGCATTGGTATTGCTGAAGCACAGTATGTTTTAGCGGACTGGTTACAACTGCTCACAGCAATAGCTACTGATGCAGCAAACGAACCTGACGATACAGATGAGCACTTATAA
- a CDS encoding cytochrome c, with amino-acid sequence MNKLFVSLLLTLGISGLAHAAGDAAAGQGKIAMCSACHNLDGNSMLPNFPKLAGQGERYLFKQMLDIKSGERPVVEMTGMLDAMTEQDLKDISAWYSSQKGTIGAADPELVERGESLYRGGKLADGMPACTGCHSPNGEGLDLAIYPKLNGQHAAYTQKQLTDFREGDRNNDGDAMIMRSIAAKLSNKDIKALSSYIEGLN; translated from the coding sequence ATGAACAAATTGTTTGTAAGTCTGTTATTGACCTTGGGCATCAGTGGTTTAGCCCATGCCGCAGGAGATGCTGCTGCAGGTCAAGGTAAAATTGCCATGTGTTCTGCTTGCCATAACCTTGATGGGAATAGCATGCTGCCGAACTTTCCAAAGCTTGCTGGTCAAGGTGAGCGTTATTTATTCAAGCAAATGCTGGATATTAAATCCGGAGAGCGTCCTGTTGTTGAAATGACGGGCATGCTTGATGCAATGACGGAGCAGGATTTAAAAGACATTTCTGCATGGTACAGCAGTCAAAAAGGCACCATTGGTGCAGCAGATCCTGAATTGGTTGAGCGTGGCGAAAGCTTGTATAGGGGCGGTAAGTTGGCTGATGGAATGCCTGCATGTACTGGCTGCCACTCACCAAACGGTGAGGGTCTTGACTTAGCAATTTACCCCAAACTCAATGGTCAGCATGCAGCTTACACTCAAAAGCAGTTGACAGATTTTCGTGAGGGCGATCGTAACAACGATGGTGATGCTATGATTATGCGTAGTATCGCTGCTAAGCTAAGCAACAAAGATATTAAGGCGTTATCAAGCTACATTGAAGGCTTGAATTAA
- a CDS encoding NnrS family protein, translated as MQVLDRRKALAVVPFFRLGFRPFFLLGSVLAMLAIPLWIMALNGWFAGWQPTGGWLAWHRHELLFGFAAAIIAGFLLTAVQNWTGAPGLSGKPLMVLTALWVAARLAWLVGAPMWLAVLLDFLFLPLVAAQMARSVWPVRQVRNYPLVVMLTLMAIANGVTLYGIVTGNDQLQRQATVGGVWFVAAIMSMIGGRVIPFFTQRGLLRKEGVIAWPKFDWALLIGTILVSIIIMQGWAMQPKVLIGVVFAALAVGHLIRVVRWYDAGIWRVPLLWSLHLANAWLAVACVAMALWHFSMLANMSIAVHALTVGAMGGLILAMIARVTLGHTGRQLQPPKSMTWAFILFNIGTLARVVVVDWAYFPGLWIAAVCWGLSFAMYLWSYAPMLWQARVDGQPG; from the coding sequence GTGCAAGTACTTGATCGGCGTAAGGCGTTAGCCGTAGTGCCTTTTTTTCGCTTAGGCTTTCGGCCTTTTTTCTTATTAGGCAGTGTTTTAGCCATGCTGGCGATCCCGTTATGGATCATGGCTTTAAATGGCTGGTTTGCGGGATGGCAGCCAACAGGTGGCTGGTTGGCTTGGCATCGCCATGAGTTGTTGTTTGGTTTTGCAGCAGCCATCATTGCCGGCTTTTTGCTGACAGCCGTGCAGAACTGGACCGGTGCTCCTGGACTGTCTGGTAAACCGTTAATGGTGCTGACTGCTTTGTGGGTTGCTGCGCGTTTGGCTTGGTTAGTTGGTGCGCCGATGTGGTTAGCTGTGCTTTTAGACTTCTTGTTTTTACCTTTGGTCGCCGCGCAAATGGCGCGCAGCGTTTGGCCTGTGCGCCAAGTGCGTAACTACCCATTGGTGGTGATGTTGACCTTAATGGCAATTGCCAATGGCGTGACTTTGTATGGCATTGTGACAGGTAATGATCAGTTGCAGCGCCAAGCAACAGTGGGTGGCGTCTGGTTTGTTGCAGCTATTATGAGCATGATTGGTGGGCGTGTTATCCCATTCTTTACCCAGCGTGGCTTGCTGCGTAAAGAAGGTGTTATTGCTTGGCCTAAATTTGATTGGGCCTTATTAATTGGCACCATTTTGGTTTCTATCATTATCATGCAAGGGTGGGCGATGCAGCCCAAGGTGTTGATTGGGGTAGTCTTTGCAGCCTTAGCTGTGGGGCACTTGATTCGTGTGGTGCGTTGGTATGATGCAGGTATTTGGCGCGTGCCGTTATTATGGTCTTTACATCTGGCGAATGCATGGTTAGCTGTTGCCTGTGTAGCGATGGCGCTGTGGCACTTTTCCATGCTGGCTAATATGAGCATTGCTGTGCATGCATTAACTGTCGGTGCAATGGGCGGCTTGATTTTAGCTATGATAGCTCGTGTCACTCTGGGCCATACAGGTCGGCAATTGCAGCCGCCAAAATCCATGACGTGGGCTTTTATCTTATTCAATATCGGCACCTTGGCGCGCGTAGTCGTGGTCGACTGGGCTTATTTCCCAGGACTGTGGATAGCTGCAGTATGCTGGGGGTTGAGCTTTGCCATGTATTTGTGGAGCTATGCGCCGATGTTGTGGCAGGCGCGAGTGGATGGGCAGCCAGGCTAA
- a CDS encoding Re/Si-specific NAD(P)(+) transhydrogenase subunit alpha — protein MHIGVPKETQAGETRVAATPETIKKLISQGHTVTVAIGAGLSASVADEAYAAAGANLASQEEALAADIILKVVAPSAAELEHIKPQAVVVGMLNPFCNDTIAALNARQITAFALEAAPRTSRAQSLDVLSSQANIAGYKAVLLAANHYPRFMPMLMTAAGTVKAARILILGAGVAGLQAIATAKRLGAVIEASDVRPAVKEQIESLGAKFVDVPFITDEERECAQGVGGYARPMPASWMERQAQAVHERAKQADIVITTALIPGRKAPTLLQAATVEAMKPGSVVIDLAAAQGGNCPLTVADQVVSHNGVTIVGYSNLAAQVPADASALYARNVLDFLKLVIAEDAQFKLNLDDDIVAACLMCHAGDVIRNNA, from the coding sequence GTGCATATTGGCGTTCCTAAAGAAACACAGGCAGGCGAAACGCGGGTCGCCGCAACCCCTGAAACGATAAAAAAACTCATTAGCCAAGGACATACCGTCACAGTGGCGATTGGCGCAGGCTTATCTGCTAGTGTTGCTGACGAAGCGTATGCAGCTGCTGGCGCAAACCTAGCCAGTCAAGAAGAGGCGCTGGCCGCAGACATCATTCTCAAAGTGGTCGCCCCAAGTGCAGCTGAGCTTGAGCATATTAAGCCGCAGGCTGTCGTGGTTGGCATGCTCAATCCTTTTTGTAATGACACAATTGCTGCGTTGAATGCGCGTCAAATCACCGCCTTTGCCTTGGAAGCTGCACCGCGGACGTCGCGGGCGCAGAGTCTCGATGTGTTGTCTTCACAAGCTAATATCGCCGGTTACAAAGCAGTATTGCTGGCGGCTAACCACTATCCACGCTTTATGCCGATGCTGATGACAGCTGCCGGTACGGTCAAAGCCGCGCGTATTTTGATTTTAGGTGCAGGCGTAGCTGGTTTGCAGGCGATTGCGACAGCGAAGCGCCTTGGCGCGGTGATTGAAGCCTCTGACGTACGCCCGGCAGTTAAGGAGCAAATTGAATCCTTAGGTGCAAAGTTTGTTGATGTGCCTTTTATTACCGATGAAGAGCGTGAGTGTGCGCAAGGTGTTGGCGGTTATGCGCGCCCGATGCCTGCCTCATGGATGGAGCGTCAAGCTCAAGCAGTACATGAGCGTGCTAAGCAGGCTGACATTGTCATTACTACCGCGCTGATTCCTGGTCGTAAAGCGCCGACACTGTTGCAGGCCGCGACTGTTGAGGCGATGAAGCCAGGTTCTGTAGTGATTGATTTAGCAGCAGCGCAGGGTGGTAACTGCCCACTGACAGTGGCTGATCAAGTGGTCAGCCATAATGGCGTGACTATCGTTGGCTATAGCAACTTAGCCGCGCAAGTTCCAGCAGACGCCTCTGCTTTGTATGCACGCAATGTGTTGGACTTCTTAAAGCTGGTGATTGCCGAAGATGCCCAGTTCAAACTCAATTTAGACGATGACATCGTAGCGGCCTGCCTTATGTGCCATGCCGGTGACGTCATTCGTAATAACGCTTAA
- a CDS encoding NAD(P) transhydrogenase subunit alpha, whose product MEIGDGIYNLIIFVLAIYVGYHVVWNVTPALHTPLMAVTNAISAIVIVGAMLAAALTVTPLGKIMGILAVALAAVNVFGGFLVTRRMLEMFKKKAAKAPAEKG is encoded by the coding sequence ATGGAAATTGGCGACGGTATCTACAATTTAATTATTTTTGTGCTCGCAATTTATGTGGGTTATCACGTGGTGTGGAATGTTACGCCTGCGTTGCACACACCGCTCATGGCTGTGACCAATGCGATTTCTGCAATTGTGATTGTTGGCGCCATGTTGGCGGCGGCACTGACAGTCACGCCGCTGGGTAAAATCATGGGTATATTGGCAGTCGCTTTAGCTGCGGTGAATGTCTTTGGCGGTTTTTTAGTTACGCGACGCATGCTGGAAATGTTTAAGAAGAAGGCGGCCAAAGCCCCCGCGGAGAAAGGATAA